One genomic segment of Suncus etruscus isolate mSunEtr1 chromosome 15, mSunEtr1.pri.cur, whole genome shotgun sequence includes these proteins:
- the LOC126030695 gene encoding LOW QUALITY PROTEIN: 40S ribosomal protein S3a-like (The sequence of the model RefSeq protein was modified relative to this genomic sequence to represent the inferred CDS: substituted 1 base at 1 genomic stop codon), whose translation MVVSKNKQLTKGGQKGAKKKVVDPFSRKDWYDVKAPAMFNIRNIGGLVRNIGKMLVTRTQGTKTASDGLKGRVFKVSLADLQNDEVALRKFKLITEDVQGKNCLTNFHGMELTRDKMCSMVKKWQTMIEAHVDVKTTDGNLLRLFCVGFTKKHNNQIRKTSYAQHQQVHXIRKKMMEIMTREVQTNDFKEVVNKLIPDSIGKDIEKACQSIYPLHDVFVRKVKMLKKPKFELGKLRELHGEGDSSGKATGDETGAKVERADGYEPPVQESV comes from the exons ATGGTGGTCAGCAAAAATAAGCAGCTTACCAAAGGTGGCCAAAAGGGAGCCAAGAAGAAAGTGGTTGATCCATTTTCTAGGAAAGACTGGTATGACGTGAAAGCACCTGCAATGTTCAATATAAGAAATAttggggggctggtgag aaatattgggAAGATGCTTGTCACTAGGACCCAAGGAACCAAAACTGCATCCGATGGCCTCAAGGGTCGTGTGTTCAAAGTGAGCCTGGCTGATCTGCAGAATGATGAAGTTGCATTGAGGAAATTCAAGCTAATTACGGAGGATGTTCAGGGCAAAAACTGCCTGACAAACTTCCATGGCATGGAGCTCACTCGTGACAAAATGTGCTCCATGGTCAAAAAATGGCAGACTATGATTGAAGCTCATGTTGATGTCAAGACCACTGATGGTAATTTGCTtcgtctgttctgtgttggcttcACTAAGAAGCATAATAATCAGATCAGGAAGACCTCTTATGCTCAGCATCAACAAGTTCACTAGATTCGGAAAAAGATGATGGAAATCATGACTCGAGAGGTGCAAACAAATGACTTCAAAGAGGTGGTCAATAAATTGATTCCAGATAGTATTGGGAAAGATATAGAAAAGGCTTGCCAGTCTATTTACCCACTCCATGATGTCTTCGTTAGAAAAGTAAAAATGCTGAAGAAGCCCAAGTTTGAGTTGGGGAAACTCAGGGAGCTTCATGGTGAAGGTGACAGTTCTGGAAAAGCTACTGGAGATGAGACAGGTGCTAAAGTAGAAAGAGCTGATGGATATGAACCACCAGTGCAAGAATCTGTTTAA